A portion of the Betta splendens chromosome 2, fBetSpl5.4, whole genome shotgun sequence genome contains these proteins:
- the LOC114843631 gene encoding coronin-2B-like — CVPQTGRVDPQHPRVCGHTGRVLDVKWNPFDDHCIASCSEDCTVKIWDVPVCGVQQNLTRARKTLTGHSRRVGLIEWHPTAENLLLSSAYDYKVLLWDVSGDGAVIRCPVRVILTPVHRRFPPEMLLLSVSFNGDGSRLAVTSRDRRVRVLDPRTGKVLQVSSSRSHRATKVLYISGLGMLLSTGSSAWNHRQMMLWDPDDLSEPLYEEVLDGSAGVLFPFYDPDTHMLYLSGKGDGNIRFYELSAEKPYISFLREHRSALPHKGLGVMPKRGLDFGACEVFRFYRLITVKDLVEPLSMIVPRKEPGIFQEDLYPMTAGNQAAMTAQEWLSGINRGPVLMSLKPGSEVTNPYPETPAEKGVARQRSSLRFQTRPAVGAVTRSNLILMEEAFIQEQLAYQDAKYPRDWGDPSVWQPDDTRVPLWTYCCTPHCCEPAERAPPSAGRELLEAFYRQQDEIRGLREELDQKQVRITQLELEVKNTRNMRATF, encoded by the exons TGTGTGCCTCAGACCGGCAGGGTGGACCCTCAGCACCCCAGGGTGTGCGGCCACACCGGCAGAGTCCTGGACGTGAAGTGGAACCCGTTCGATGACCACTGCATCGCCTCATGTTCAGAGGACTGCACT GTGAAGATCTGGGACGTCCCAGTCTGTGgagtccagcagaacctgacGAGGGCCAGGAAGACGCTGACGGGTCACTCCAGGAGGGTGGGGCTCATCGAGTGGCATCCGACCGCTGAGAACCTGCTGCTTAGCTCCGCCTACGACTACAAG GTTCTGCTCTGGGACGTGTCCGGGGACGGTGCAGTGATCAGGTGTCCGGTCCGTGTGATCCTGACGCCCGTCCACCGCCGTTTCCCtccagagatgctgctgctgtccgtCAGCTTCAACGGCGACGGCAGCAGGCTGGCCGTCACTTCCAGAGACCGACGGGTCCGAGTCCTGGACCCCCGGACGGGAAAGGTTCTACAG gtgtccagcagcaggtcacacagGGCCACTAAGGTTTTATACATCAGTGGGCTGGGAATGCTGCTGTCCACAGGGAGCTCAGCCTGGAACCACAGACAGATGATGCTCTGGGACCCG gacgACCTGTCGGAGCCGCTCTATGAGGAGGTTCTGGACGGCTCAGCAGGAGTCCTGTTCCCGTTCTAcgacccagacacacacatgctctaCCTGTCTGGAAAG GGTGACGGGAACATCAGGTTCTACGAGCTGAGCGCTGAGAAACCGTACATCAGCTTCCTGAGGGAGCACCGGTCTGCGCTGCCACACAAAGGACTGG GAGTGATGCCAAAACGAGGCCTGGACTTTGGCGCCTGCGAGGTTTTCAGGTTTTaccgtctgatcaccgtcaaAGACCTCGTGGAACCGCTGTCGATGATCGTGCCACGAAAGGAG CCTGGTATTTTCCAAGAGGACTTGTACCCGATGACAGCTGGAAACCAGGCAGCCATGACGGCTCAGGAGTGGCTGTCAGGGATCAACAGGG GACCGGTTCTGATGTCTCTGAAGCCCGGGAGCGAAGTGACCAACCCCTACCCAGAAACCCCCGCTGAGAAGGGGGTCGCGAGGCAGCGGAGCTCCCTGCGGTTCCAGACGCGTCCAGCTGTTGGTGCCGTCACCAGGTCCAACCTGATCCTCATGGAGGAG GCTTTCATCCAGGAGCAGCTGGCCTACCAGGACGCCAAGTACCCCAGAGACTGGGGCGACCCGTCGGTGTGGCAGCCGGACGACACCCGCGTCCCTCTGTGGACCTACTGCTGCACCCCACACTGCTGCGAGCCCGCGGAGCGGGCGCCGCCCAGCGCCGGCCGAGAG CTCCTCGAAGCTTTTTACCGGCAACAAGACGAGATCAGAGGCCTGAGGGAAGAGCTCGACCAGAAACAA GTGAGGATcactcagctggagctggaggtcaaGAACACCAGGAACATGAGGGCCACCTTCTGA
- the LOC121202690 gene encoding coronin-2A-like, with product MDSKTVSEMCWRSSFCSKFRHVFGKSASKEHSYDGVPITHSVHDNHYCAANPCFVAVVTECSGGGSFVILPIHHVCYSS from the exons ATGGATTCTAAGACTGTGTCTGAG ATGTGCTGGcgttcctccttctgctccaagTTCCGCCACGTCTTTGGAAAGTCGGCCTCTAAGGAGCACAGCTACGATGGAGTACCGATCACTCACAGTGTCCATGACAACCACTACTGCGCAGCCAACCCCTGCTTCGTCGCCGTGGTGACCGAGTGCTCGGGGGGCGGCTCCTTCGTGATCCTGCCCATCCATCACGTATGTTACAGCAGTTAA
- the LOC114869175 gene encoding acidic leucine-rich nuclear phosphoprotein 32 family member B-like produces the protein MDMKKRVSLELRHRSPTEVTELVLDNCRSSEGKIEGITEEFSNLELLSLINVGLTSVADVPKLDKLKKLELSDNRISGGLEVLAERLVNLTHLNLSGNKFKDISTLEPLKKLPQLKSLDLFNCEVTNLADYRESIFKLLPQLTYLDGYDIDDCEASDSDGEGDGVEDEEEGESEDFEEEEDEDEEDVVAEDDDDDDSGDDEDGEVNGDVDSEEDEEDDDEEDDEDTSPTKGEKRKREDEDEDDDDE, from the exons ATGGACATGAAGAAGAGAGTCTCCTTAGAACTGAGGCACCGGTCGCCGACAGAG gtCACAGAGCTGGTTCTGGACAACTGTCGCTCCAGTGAGGGAAAGATCGAAGGCATCACAGAAGAGTTCTccaacctggagctgctgagtcTCATCAACGTCGGCCTGACCAGCGTAGCAGACGTCCCCAAACTGGACAAACTCAAAAAG TTGGAGCTGAGTGACAACAGGATATCAGGGGGTCTAGAGGTCCTGGCAGAGCGGCTGGTGAATCTAACGCACCTTAACCTCAGCGGCAACAAGTTCAAAGACATCAGCACACTGGAGCCGCTG AAAAAGTTGCCCCAGCTGAAGAGCCTGGACCTGTTTAACTGCGAGGTGACCAACCTGGCCGACTACAGGGAGTCCATCTTCAAGCTCCTGCCCCAGCTCACCTACCTGGATGGCTACGACATCGACGACTGCGAGGCGTCCGACTCAGATGGAGAAGGTGACGGAGTGGAGGATGAAGAAG AGGGTGAATCCGAGGACtttgaggaggaagaagacgaagaTGAGGAGGACGTAGTGGCAGaagacgatgacgatgatgacaGCGGGGATGACGAG GATGGAGAAGTGAATGGAGATGTGGACagtgaggaagatgaagaggacgatgatgaggaagatgatg AGGACACGTCTCCAACCaaaggagaaaagaggaagagggaagatgaggatgaggatgatgatgatgaatga